Proteins from a genomic interval of Nocardia sp. BMG51109:
- a CDS encoding molybdopterin oxidoreductase family protein codes for MTHVTGNTRTMHRTCPLCEAVCGLELTIDTADRIVGVRGDREDPFSRGFLCPKGAGLGQLDDDPDRLTEPMVRDRATDTWHTATWQEAFDLIADRLPELISAHGRPSAALYLGNPNAHTVAGGLYLPALIRALSTRNIYSASTADQMPKQVASGLMFGDPLTVPVPDLDRTDYLLMLGANPLESNGSLCTAPDFPGRLKALRKRGGRLVVVDPRRTRTARQAGEHLFIRPGSDAYLLFGIVHTLFAENLTEVRVEAAGLDEVRAAAAAFPPERVAERTGVPAGTVVRLARELAAAPTAAVYARIGTCTAEFGTLTQWLVDVLNVLTGNLDRPGGAMFATAAALGLVRSRPFRLGRWTSRVRGLPEAMGEFPIATLADEIRTPGEGQVRALVTVAGNPALSAPSGTRLAEALPRLEFMVSVDRYLNETTRHADVILPPPRTVQSPHYDFALLNFAVRNYARYSRPLVPLGDRPSESEILARLALAISGQQPGPGRDPVETVDELIIAGTLEKAGLSDRRAALLGENSTEQRIDMMLRLGPYGEWNPQALPIDGAEIGDAEIESAEAAGALNLRVLLDNPHGIDLGPLRPRLPGVLRTESKRVELAPRPLLDDVTRLRARLDDPAPDMVLIGRRQLRSNNSWMHNVPTLVGGSNTCTLHIHPQDAARLGLGAEAVVKSAAGALTVSVEPTEEIMPGVVSLPHGWGHTGSTQSVARAHAGVNANALTDDSLVDAPSGNAVFNGVPVTLTPA; via the coding sequence ATGACGCACGTCACCGGCAACACCCGCACCATGCACCGCACCTGCCCGCTGTGCGAGGCGGTATGCGGGCTCGAACTGACGATCGACACGGCCGACCGGATCGTGGGCGTCCGCGGCGACCGGGAGGATCCGTTCAGCCGCGGATTCCTCTGCCCGAAGGGCGCCGGCCTCGGGCAGCTCGACGACGACCCCGACCGGCTGACCGAGCCGATGGTTCGCGACCGGGCCACCGACACCTGGCACACCGCCACCTGGCAGGAGGCGTTCGACCTGATCGCCGACCGCCTGCCGGAGCTGATATCCGCGCACGGCCGGCCGTCGGCGGCGCTGTATCTGGGCAATCCCAACGCGCACACCGTCGCCGGCGGGCTGTATCTGCCGGCGCTGATCCGGGCGCTGAGCACCCGCAACATCTATTCCGCCAGCACCGCCGACCAGATGCCCAAGCAGGTGGCCAGCGGGCTGATGTTCGGCGATCCGCTCACCGTCCCCGTGCCGGATCTGGACCGCACCGACTACCTGCTCATGCTCGGCGCCAATCCGCTCGAATCGAACGGATCGCTGTGCACGGCACCGGATTTCCCCGGCCGGCTGAAGGCGCTGCGCAAGCGCGGCGGCCGGCTGGTGGTGGTGGACCCGCGCCGCACCCGCACCGCGAGGCAGGCCGGTGAACACCTGTTCATCCGCCCCGGCAGCGATGCGTATCTGCTGTTCGGGATCGTGCACACGCTGTTCGCCGAGAATCTCACCGAGGTCCGCGTCGAGGCGGCCGGGCTCGACGAGGTCCGCGCGGCCGCGGCGGCCTTCCCGCCGGAGCGGGTCGCCGAGCGCACCGGCGTTCCGGCCGGCACCGTCGTGCGGCTGGCCCGCGAGCTGGCCGCGGCGCCGACGGCCGCGGTCTACGCCCGCATCGGCACCTGCACGGCCGAATTCGGCACGCTGACGCAGTGGCTGGTGGACGTGCTGAACGTGCTGACCGGCAACCTGGATCGTCCCGGCGGGGCCATGTTCGCCACCGCCGCCGCGCTCGGCCTCGTCCGCAGCCGCCCGTTCCGGCTCGGCCGCTGGACCAGCCGGGTGCGCGGCCTGCCCGAGGCGATGGGCGAGTTCCCGATCGCCACACTCGCCGACGAGATCCGCACGCCGGGCGAGGGGCAGGTCCGTGCCCTGGTGACGGTCGCGGGCAATCCGGCGCTGTCGGCGCCCAGCGGCACCCGGCTCGCCGAGGCGCTGCCCCGGCTGGAATTCATGGTGAGTGTCGACCGCTACCTGAACGAGACCACGCGGCACGCCGACGTCATCCTGCCGCCCCCGCGCACCGTGCAATCGCCGCATTACGATTTCGCGCTGCTCAACTTCGCGGTCCGCAACTACGCGCGCTACTCGCGGCCGCTGGTGCCGCTGGGCGACCGGCCGTCGGAATCGGAGATCCTGGCTCGCCTGGCCCTCGCGATCTCCGGACAGCAGCCCGGACCCGGCCGCGATCCGGTCGAGACGGTCGACGAGCTGATCATCGCCGGCACCCTGGAGAAGGCGGGCCTCTCGGATCGCCGGGCCGCACTGCTCGGCGAGAACAGCACCGAGCAGCGGATCGACATGATGCTGCGGCTCGGCCCGTATGGGGAGTGGAATCCGCAGGCCTTGCCGATCGACGGTGCCGAAATCGGTGATGCCGAAATCGAGAGCGCCGAGGCGGCCGGGGCGCTGAATCTGCGGGTGCTGCTGGACAATCCGCACGGTATCGACCTCGGTCCGCTGCGGCCCCGCCTGCCCGGCGTGCTGCGCACCGAGTCGAAGCGGGTCGAGCTGGCGCCGCGACCGCTGCTCGACGACGTCACCCGGTTGCGTGCCCGGCTCGACGACCCGGCGCCGGACATGGTGCTGATCGGCCGGCGCCAGCTGCGCTCCAACAACAGCTGGATGCACAACGTGCCGACGCTGGTCGGCGGGTCCAACACCTGCACCCTGCACATCCATCCCCAGGATGCCGCCCGGCTGGGGCTGGGCGCCGAGGCCGTGGTGAAGTCCGCGGCGGGCGCCCTGACGGTATCCGTGGAGCCGACCGAGGAGATCATGCCGGGCGTCGTGAGCCTGCCGCACGGCTGGGGCCATACCGGCAGCACCCAGTCGGTGGCCCGCGCACACGCCGGCGTGAATGCCAATGCGCTGACCGATGATTCGCTGGTCGACGCCCCGTCGGGCAATGCGGTCTTCAACGGGGTGCCGGTCACCCTGACCCCCGCCTGA
- a CDS encoding GtrA family protein, giving the protein MSAEPPLPLPPELPLVDEPGGTEVDLKTQIVRFALSGGFSAIIDFGLYTLLLQVVGLPVAVAKSIGFIAGTTTAYLINRRWTFQAPPSRIRFLAVVALYGITFAVQVGINQILYHVLPGEWWRMPLAFVIAQGTATVINFVVQRAVIFKLS; this is encoded by the coding sequence GTGTCCGCGGAACCCCCTCTTCCCCTGCCACCCGAGCTGCCCCTGGTCGACGAGCCCGGCGGCACGGAGGTCGATCTGAAGACGCAGATCGTCCGCTTCGCGCTGTCCGGCGGTTTCTCGGCGATCATCGACTTCGGCCTGTATACGCTGCTGCTGCAGGTTGTCGGGCTGCCGGTGGCGGTGGCGAAGTCGATCGGCTTCATCGCGGGCACCACGACGGCATACCTGATCAACCGGCGTTGGACGTTCCAGGCGCCGCCCAGCCGCATTCGCTTCCTGGCGGTGGTGGCGCTGTACGGGATCACCTTCGCCGTGCAGGTCGGCATCAATCAGATCCTCTATCACGTGCTGCCGGGTGAATGGTGGCGGATGCCGCTGGCCTTCGTCATCGCGCAGGGCACGGCAACGGTGATCAACTTCGTGGTGCAGCGGGCCGTGATCTTCAAACTCTCGTGA
- a CDS encoding decaprenylphospho-beta-D-erythro-pentofuranosid-2-ulose 2-reductase has protein sequence MINAVGNPQNILLLGGTSEIGLTICAEYLKKGPARVVLAALPNDPLREDAVAQMEAAGASKVEVVDFDALDTGSHPKVVEQAWADGDIDVAIVAFALDDDAEELWQNQQKAVRVAEVNYTASVSVGVLVGEKMKAQGYGRVLVMSSVAGERVRRSNFVYGSTKAGLDGFYLGLGEALRPYGPRVTVIRPGQVRTRFSAHVDEAPLTVNKEDVAALAVSASQKGKEIVWAPGTFRWVMMILRHIPRPIFRLLPL, from the coding sequence ATGATCAACGCTGTAGGTAACCCGCAGAACATCCTGCTGCTGGGCGGCACCTCCGAGATCGGCCTGACGATCTGCGCGGAGTACCTGAAGAAGGGCCCGGCCCGGGTCGTCCTCGCGGCGCTCCCGAACGACCCGCTGCGCGAGGACGCGGTGGCCCAGATGGAGGCCGCCGGTGCATCGAAGGTGGAGGTCGTCGACTTCGACGCGCTGGACACCGGAAGCCACCCGAAGGTCGTCGAGCAGGCGTGGGCCGACGGTGACATCGACGTCGCGATCGTCGCTTTCGCGCTCGACGACGACGCCGAGGAGCTGTGGCAGAACCAGCAGAAGGCCGTCCGGGTGGCCGAGGTCAACTACACCGCGTCGGTATCGGTCGGCGTCCTGGTCGGCGAGAAGATGAAGGCGCAGGGCTACGGGCGGGTGCTCGTGATGTCCTCGGTGGCCGGGGAGCGGGTGCGCCGCAGCAACTTCGTCTACGGCTCCACCAAGGCCGGCCTGGACGGCTTCTATCTGGGCCTCGGCGAGGCGCTGCGCCCGTACGGGCCGCGCGTGACGGTGATCCGGCCCGGCCAGGTGCGCACCCGGTTCTCCGCGCACGTGGACGAGGCCCCGCTGACGGTGAACAAGGAAGACGTTGCCGCCCTGGCGGTCTCGGCCTCGCAGAAGGGTAAGGAGATCGTCTGGGCGCCCGGCACCTTCCGCTGGGTCATGATGATCCTGCGCCACATTCCGCGCCCGATCTTCCGCCTGCTGCCCCTCTGA
- a CDS encoding FAD-binding oxidoreductase: MPMSTKAQTSTAGAPAKTAGNGAASQNDSTGSNDSTESTDRYDLPTYPRRLTGWGRTAPTTAEVLSTGDPELIARAVAMVAEDNESKPAHLRRGVIARGLGRSYGDHSQNAGGLVIDMTPMNRIHRIDRDTRMVDVDGGVSLDQLMKAALPFGLWVPVLPGTRQVTIGGAIASDIHGKNHHSEGSFGNHVRSIELLTADGQVQHITPKRNAKLFWATVGGNGLTGIILRAQIEMTPTETAYFINDGVKTATLEETIAAHSDGSEENYVYSSAWFDVINPPPKLGRATITRGRLATVDELPKRLRRKPLNFDAPQLMTVPDIFPSWTMNKLTLQAIGEAYYTMGGNYTGKVQNLTQFYHPLDMIAEWNRGYGSAGFLQYQFVVPPEAVEEFKNIIRDIQASGHYSALNVFKLFGPGNQAPLSFPMPGWNICVDFPIRPGLNDLVSELDRRVLEFGGRLYTAKDSRTTAEAFHKMYPRIDDWIKVRRNVDPTGVFMSDMARRLELQ, encoded by the coding sequence ATGCCGATGTCCACGAAAGCTCAGACCTCCACCGCCGGGGCTCCCGCGAAAACCGCAGGCAACGGCGCTGCGTCGCAGAATGACAGCACAGGGTCGAATGACAGCACAGAGTCGACGGACCGCTACGACCTGCCGACGTACCCCCGTCGGCTGACCGGTTGGGGCCGCACCGCGCCCACCACGGCCGAGGTGCTCTCGACCGGCGATCCGGAACTGATCGCGCGGGCCGTCGCCATGGTCGCCGAGGACAACGAGTCCAAGCCGGCGCACCTACGGCGTGGAGTGATCGCGCGCGGGCTGGGCCGCTCGTACGGCGACCACTCGCAGAACGCGGGCGGCTTGGTCATCGACATGACGCCGATGAACAGGATCCACCGCATCGACCGCGACACCCGGATGGTCGATGTCGACGGCGGCGTCAGCCTCGACCAGTTGATGAAGGCGGCGTTGCCGTTCGGGCTGTGGGTCCCCGTGCTGCCCGGCACCCGCCAGGTGACGATCGGTGGTGCCATCGCCTCCGATATTCACGGCAAGAACCACCACAGCGAAGGCAGCTTCGGCAACCACGTGCGCTCGATCGAGCTGCTCACCGCCGACGGCCAGGTGCAGCACATCACGCCGAAGCGCAACGCCAAGCTGTTCTGGGCGACCGTCGGCGGTAACGGGCTCACGGGCATCATCCTGCGCGCGCAGATCGAGATGACGCCGACCGAGACCGCGTACTTCATCAACGACGGGGTCAAGACGGCCACCCTGGAGGAGACGATTGCCGCGCACAGCGACGGCAGCGAGGAGAACTACGTCTATTCCAGCGCGTGGTTCGACGTGATCAACCCGCCGCCCAAGCTCGGCCGCGCCACCATCACCCGGGGACGGCTGGCCACCGTGGACGAGCTGCCGAAGCGGCTGCGGCGCAAGCCGCTGAATTTCGATGCGCCGCAACTGATGACGGTGCCCGACATCTTCCCGAGCTGGACGATGAACAAGCTGACCCTGCAGGCCATCGGCGAGGCCTACTACACGATGGGCGGCAACTACACCGGCAAGGTCCAGAACCTGACGCAGTTCTATCACCCGCTGGACATGATCGCGGAGTGGAATCGCGGGTACGGATCGGCCGGGTTCCTGCAGTATCAGTTCGTGGTGCCGCCGGAGGCCGTGGAGGAATTCAAGAACATCATCCGCGACATCCAGGCGTCCGGGCACTACTCGGCGCTGAATGTGTTCAAACTGTTCGGCCCGGGTAATCAGGCCCCGTTGAGCTTCCCGATGCCGGGCTGGAACATCTGCGTGGACTTCCCGATCCGGCCGGGCCTCAACGATCTTGTCAGCGAACTGGACCGGCGGGTCCTGGAATTCGGTGGCCGGCTGTATACCGCGAAGGACTCCCGCACGACGGCGGAGGCCTTCCACAAGATGTACCCCCGGATCGACGACTGGATCAAGGTCCGCCGAAACGTCGATCCCACAGGCGTTTTCATGTCCGATATGGCGAGGAGGCTGGAGCTGCAGTGA